A genomic window from Silene latifolia isolate original U9 population chromosome 11, ASM4854445v1, whole genome shotgun sequence includes:
- the LOC141613685 gene encoding uncharacterized protein LOC141613685, whose product MVRKSTRSSFAKHSSPNKNRNSNTFAPLQLEKEKIIGKPNVEEGQKTKSINEIEGIAPFSTEEILVEDVEDSASENESEPEKENAIDDEGEWFQRHGKKIIQMLDEEPEELLQLTEEDVQEEITYWRQAVYGFVVGGNPPWQILESFLKRIWGKYSIDKISFLPNGVFLARFQTTEMQQAVLGSGYFLFDNKPLIIRPWQPDIDLEKEEIKSVPAWIRLKGLPLKFWGHSLPKLANLVGKYVKSDAATESKTRLGFARLMVELKVDQKFPSHITFLDEKQNRIQIPVEYECKPSTCNKCKQIGHEQINCRKGLHKEVKKIQKVWRPVQEKKVQAPIAAVSTAHDPSTPLEQPVQFRNGTISSVRLPKQGIDVSSTTQGSPTYKEVLSGQSSSKEGNVHNGNEPPNLPP is encoded by the coding sequence ATGGTTAGGAAATCAACAAGATCGTCTTTTGCTAAGCATTCTAGTCCAAACAAAAATAGGAATTCTAATACTTTTGCACCATTACAGTTAGAAAAAGAGAAAATTATTGGCAAGCCGAATGTGGAGGAAGGGCAGAAAACTAAAAGCATTAACGAAATTGAGGGGATTGCTCCTTTCTCCACGGAGGAAATTCTGGTGGAGGACGTTGAAGATTCTGCATCTGAGAATGAATCTGAACCTGAGAAAGAGAACGCAATAGATGATGAAGGAGAATGGTTTCAGAGACATGGCAAAAAGATTATTCAAATGTTAGATGAGGAACCAGAGGAACTACTCCAATTGACAGAGGAAGATGTACAAGAGGAGATTACCTACTGGAGGCAGGCAGTATATGGGTTTGTTGTGGGGGGCAATCCTCCATGGCAGATCCTAGAGAGTTTCCTGAAAAGGATATGGGGTAAGTACTCAATTGATAAAATATCATTCCTACCAAATGGAGTTTTCTTGGCACGTTTCCAAACAACTGAAATGCAGCAGGCAGTCCTAGGGAGTGGATACTTCCTTTTTGACAATAAGCCTTTAATTATAAGGCCATGGCAGCCTGACATTGATCTAGAAAAAGAGGAAATTAAAAGTGTTCCAGCATGGATAAGACTTAAAGGCTTACCTTTGAAGTTTTGGGGCCACAGTCTTCCAAAACTTGCTAATCTGGTTGGCAAATATGTGAAAAGTGATGCTGCCACAGAGAGTAAAACTAGATTAGGGTTTGCTAGACTTATGGTTGAATTGAAAGTTGATCAAAAATTCCCCTCACATATTACTTTTCTGGATGAAAAGCAGAATAGAATCCAAATACCTGTGGAATACGAGTGTAAACCTAGTACCTGTAACAAATGCAAACAAATAGGGCATGAGCAAATTAACTGCAGGAAAGGATTACACAAAGAGGTtaagaaaattcaaaaggttTGGAGGCCAGTTCAAGAGAAGAAAGTTCAGGCTCCAATTGCAGCTGTCAGCACAGCACATGATCCCAGTACACCATTGGAACAGCCTGTTCAGTTCAGAAATGGGACTATATCCTCTGTCAGACTCCCTAAACAGGGTATTGATGTCAGCTCAACGACACAAGGATCTCCTACTTATAAAGAGGTCTTGAGTGGCCAGAGCTCTTCTAAGGAAGGCAATGTGCATAATGGTAATGAACCTCCTAATTTACCTCCATGA